The DNA segment CGCAGAGCCATCGAGGTGGCGGTTCCCTTCGCCCCGGAAGTCTACATCGTGCATGTGTATCTCGGGGAGCGAGAGCACGACGCGCACGTGCCCACGGATCTGTGTGCATGGAGGAGACGCGCGGCGCGATCGCTCGAGGAACTGCTCGCATTGGGTTTGGCCAGTCGCGATTTGTGTGTAGAGTCGCTCGACTACGACCTGCGGTTGCTGGAGCCAGTACTGGAGGATCTCGACATTTCCGTAGCCCTCGACGTCGGTCATCTCCTGAGGGACGGTCGCGACGAATCCGAGGTTCTTGAACGTCATCTGCATCGTACGCGGGTTATCCAGTGGCACGGCGTGACCGCCGCCGGGAAGGATCACCGCTCGCTACGTCACTACCCGCGAGCGCGAGCTCAAGGGCTGCTCGAAGTCCTAACCCGGGCAAACTACCAGGGAGTATTGACCCTGGAGGTGTTCACCGAACACGATCTCGAAGAATCGAAGGCAGAAGGTGAGTTAAGACATCCAATATAAGATTCATCAAAGCCAACCCCGCGAGCACCTCGGGGCATCACCCGAACGCCGTGAGCTCACCGAGTCCTGGCGCTGGTTCGCAGATACCCGCGGAGTCCGCCCGTCCAGGACCCCAGCCTGCGGGACGCGCACGCGGGGCGCCAGACAACTCGTCCATGCGTCGCCGGTTGCAGGCTCCAGCCGCCAGGCCCACCTAGCCAGCCTTTCTGTACAATCT comes from the Pseudomonadota bacterium genome and includes:
- a CDS encoding sugar phosphate isomerase/epimerase, whose amino-acid sequence is VGDATFPSPRECQGLARIKREQQLSYSLHTPLDVSLASSDERRRRESVVAVRRAIEVAVPFAPEVYIVHVYLGEREHDAHVPTDLCAWRRRAARSLEELLALGLASRDLCVESLDYDLRLLEPVLEDLDISVALDVGHLLRDGRDESEVLERHLHRTRVIQWHGVTAAGKDHRSLRHYPRARAQGLLEVLTRANYQGVLTLEVFTEHDLEESKAEGELRHPI